From Cotesia glomerata isolate CgM1 linkage group LG3, MPM_Cglom_v2.3, whole genome shotgun sequence:
attaaatagagattatataatatataataaatagtgTGTATATGTTCATTATTGTTTGTTACGCCAGTCACTGGAGCGACAGATTGTGGTCTACTGGAAGGCGTACTCCGAGGTCAAGGCACTGGACTATTTCCCGCCCATTGTGTTCAAGAAGTCAGGCTTCGGCACACCAATATACCTTTAGGACCTCAACATATGAGAGAAGGTCGTAATCGTGTTATTGGACGTAGGGAAGCACAGCAGAAATATTTCGCGACTGCTCCGAGGTTGAAGAAGCcgtaagaaataattatttattatatcatatatctatcttttattttttatgctacaattatatattattaatttaattataggaTATGTATGTTTAGTGCTACTTCAGAGCCAAGATCAGTTATACTTCATCGGTCAAAAAAAGGTTTTGGTTTTATCCTTCGCGGAGCTAAAACAACACCATCAACTTTAGTTGGTTTAGCTCCAGCAGCCCAATACCTTGATGATGTTAGTCCGGGTGGAGTTGCCGACTTGGCTGGACTTAGAAAAGGAGACTTTCTTATTcaggtaataaaaaaaatttttttctactgtttaagggggtattctggtattctggtctagaaataaaaaaaaatcaatttttttcatattttcaaagCTTAACCctttaatagtatattgtgcaaCAAGTGCGACAACGTCACACGAGTTCTACATACTATTttgtgattaattaaaaatcaggaTGTTGTAGACCAAATTGatgttatgtttttttatttcatttattttaacatgcGACGTTTTGTCAGTTTTATTCTGACATCATCAggcatcttaaaattttacaatacaaaaacataaaatccttaatttacaaaaattactgcgcacgatattttttaatatacaaaaaataaaaaaaaaaccttttcatttttttttatttagagtccgtaataaatacaatgaaccaaatccaattaaatatatttaaaaacctTGTCAACactatgtttaaaaaaatttgtttataattatctgGTTATATTCTCATgcatattttaaattaaaaacggACAAACAGCTCTTTTTCAACCGCAACAGCGAGCGCCAAGATACTACTTTTCCCGCATGAgtaatacaaaaatatgtcCTTAGAAGGATtctagaaaatttgaatcattttaTTAGGAGATATAACTATTTTTCTGACTCGGCATCTAAATCGGCCCAGCCGGAAccacatttttacaaatataaataatgctgtgaagcgggaaagaataggagttacggtaattattacgtgaagcgttccacattcacgtaacaggatattggtaggaaaggattgagaaaggaatgtagagaggatcatcttaatgtgagtttatagaatatgcgagaaaaaaattattagatagctcggactgggattcgaacccagaaccttccgaagacatgtcggctactctaccagaCTGCGAGAAATTTTACGcgaaactttaaacgcgttttcgTGAAACTGTCTTTTTTAAAACGATACCCACGATTTCTCAAGTTCTATTGAACCGAATCTCATTCccgaatttcaatatttactatttttaaaaaattcggaaaattaaaaaaaattggtacaAAAATAGTTAGTACGATAGCGAAATTACTttagattaataatctttttggtttttttttctgattgcTAGAAGAGTTGGAATCGTGGGAATTTTTTGAGCCCCCCCCCCTCACTTCATCAactgataacttttttaattctttactttttttttctgtattcttgaaatattaaaaaatatcatataaaaaaatcgatcataaaaatattgattccCTTTTTTTTACGACACTTCAAAATTGACTTCAAAAATTCATGgttctagaccagaatactCCCTTAATTTGGATTCAAACTTACTCGAAACAAGGAATttatatcaaacttttgaaaattgaaattataaatattgaaattgtGATAacttgaagaaaataaattttatcactaaaaaaaaaaaaaagaatcatCAGTGGATGCAATTAAATGTTCCGTCACTACACAAAATAGTTTCCGTGACCGGAAAACTTGTCCGTGTCTCTAAGTGTGTCTGTAAAAGCATAATTTTCCATCGTTGTAAAAGTATTTGTAACGGATGCAAAAACACGTTTTACATAAATGAACAACttgtaattgtaaataaaatcacTGAAATAGTTgaatttgcaataaaatttatatttatattattattccgACAGTCtagcttttatatttttattttcagatcaATGGAGAAGATGTATCGACTGCTTCTCATGAACACGTAGTAGATCTAATAAGAAAATCCGGTGAATTAGTACGAATGACTGTAGTATCACCAGTAAATCTTCCAAACTCACAATCAACTGCTACACTGCCGACTAGTCAACCAACTCAAAGGCAATACGCGACATTACCCCGTAAGGGTAGCAATAATGTACCCATAAGTGGGACATTGGGAAGATCACCGGCACCGATGCCACCTCGAAGAGATCCCAAAACTACACTGAGTGTTGGTCGTGCACGAGCTCGATCAATGGTTGCTGGTTTAggtattttatataatactagttgataaaataatttgtcactTATTTTATCAAGCTCGATGGTAATTCATAgactaatattaattttacaatagaaGGTGGTGGAGAAAAGGACGACCGAGATGAGATTGGATCAACAGGAGGTAAATCTAGTAGCGCCGAGTCAATTCATTTGGCCCAGCAGTCATCGACTAGCCCCAACACTGGACAAAATACACCTGTTCAACCACGTACCGCTAGTATTCGTTCTCGGCCTACTTCAAGCCGTATAACCGCCGCAGAGCTTcaggtattattatttttattaattatttcgtTACATGATGAATATGAATATGATACCaaagcaaaaaaatcaatataaagCACGAATACACGTGATATGCGCTTTTATCTATACGCAATGTTCACGAATGTTAATTGCAATAGCACGATTTATTCGAGACTCGAGCATCTGCATTGCTTCGATTACAGGAACTGTTTCAACGACAGGGAAGCGAATGTGGCCAATATGGCCAGACCATGATGAGTTCTCACTTTCAGGCTGGACCTGCTACCAAGTCACATCCATCGTCGCCTGCGAAAACTGGCAGAGTCTACGCGAGCGTCGCGGAAATGAAACGCAAGGGAAAAGTAAGATTCTCAGAgggttctttttttttttaataactcaactactttggttttttttttttaactggtgttggtgttttatttattttttattaacttttcaaattgtttatttattacaaaacataaaattctaattactattttaaaattcactgTAATAGTATAAGCTAAAGTAAttcgaatatttttcttttgatttatttagtagttattttattttatttatacttgtgatagttaaacatttttactcattattaacttaatttaaaaaaaaaagagatttGAAAATTGTAGAGCTAAAACAGTTATTAATAcccattaaatatattattaaaaaaactttggcGCCATAAATTCGTGTTGGTGTTGCCAAATatcgttaataaatattagtgttttttaaaaattttaataaattaattacgcatcagtaaataaatattttccagGATTAAAAACTGATGTATCATATTCATGTTAATAGAGCATGTATTTATGGGTAATGGCGTATGCATGCATGTTTGTTATAGTGTACGCGAATATCAAGACTATGCAGCAAATTACAACTGATAAACAATCAAGAGGATAAGGACTACTTGTATTACTGATCATTaattctaaatattatttacaccCAAAAACATGTTAGCATGAGTTCATTCAGGTGATTAGTAACTGAACATCCGAAGAAACGTATTCAacgttttttataaataataaccacTCTTGCTTATTTTTCACGCTtattaccaaaaaataaactatcaattttaatctgttaacttatgtataaattaattcttgatatctagtaacaatttttttcattcgcaacaactaattactaattactaataaaaacaaataatttattcgttattttaacacaaacgcttatttttatgaattttaaaaaatattgcagTATCATTGTACTAGCAcgcattattaataaattaaattatctaatattaatgtaattatgttaatattatcaataaatattaataaactgAATAATTTACAGTCAAATTCACGGGTACGTTTCTTCGGTGGTCTGGGTGGTGGTTCAGATTTGCATCGAGACTTCCACAGTACGCCTGACCTGAACATTCAAGGACAATCGTCAGCTTTGGCGCCAAAAGGTCATCGTAGTCAAGAGGACGTTAACGCACTGAGTAGAAATGGTTTACCACCACCCAATCATCCACCTCCACCGCCGCCAGTTGGGCAAGTGATCAAAGTAAATGTCGGTGCCAATGTACCGGACGTTGTGACTCCGGCCTCTGTTTATGACAATATGGCTCATATTCAGCAAGTTAAAggtaagaaaattatattattaattattaactagcaaccttgcagtcattaTGTGATTGCTGTGActtttgaactaaaaataaattaaattttactttattaaataatgacttttgttaaattgcactgtactttcttaaatatcgacgtttttgaaaatataagctcatcctgatgttacactcatcaagagctttcatttgagtacccacatgaatttttgatatatttttcatatatacatatatatagtatatataaatatataaagtatatgaaaaactgatgtgggtactcaaatgaaaggtctcgatgagtgtaatgtcggggtgagcgtatatctttaaaaatgtcaatagttcacaagatacaaggtcatttcttaattatttttgttaaattgcactgtacttttttaactattgacattttcaaagatataagctcatcccgatgttacactcaacaagagcttttatttgagtacccacatgcatttttgatatattttccaaatatacatatatatataatatatataaatatataaaatatatgaaaaattgatgtgggtactcaaatgaaaggtctcgatgagtttaatgtcgggatgagcttatatctttaaaaatgtcaatagttcacaagatagaaggtcatttcttaattatgtatctaaagatagagaattttcaaatgcagcctaaatacttatcataataaattgactatcggtgagaatgatatgaaaccttgaaaaggtacaaattcaaattaagacctttgcaatgacacttaatttcacttaaaaaaaccaattttatcaTGTGACTATTCTggacacaaattttttttattctcttaataatatagggtAAAAAAAACCCCCATTAGTGGCGGGGATCCCATTAAtgacactttctttgattttggtacttatttaattaatgaaatcattaatttctatTGTGAATATgttatttctaatctttaagacctttagatcaaaataatttttaatttttattccaagtataacattttttcattgaaagaaaaagtgccactaataGGGCTTAGaggtgccactaatggggtcttttaccttaaattaatataaaattaaataaatatttatacaattaatattacaGAGTTGGCAGCGGCTTCTGAGAGTAATTATGGAATAATGTCAAGCTTCCGACCGGCGAACAATGCAAAACTTTATGCATCTCCAGAAGATACCAAGACTGTTGGTTATCGATCACATAGTTTACCAGGGAATCCATCAAGAACGCATTTAAGAAAGTCACATAGTTTGCGTACGTCAAATAACGGAGGATTCAATTCTCAAAATGGACAGCAGATTGCAAACGGtgtaattaattcaaataataatggCGCGTTGAATGCCAGTGGTTGTAATCAGTACGCTCAGCCGCTAAAAACAAATCGCAGTCATAGTATAGCTAGTACACGTGAggctaagaaaaaaacaattagtacCAGTGCGTCGGCATCCAATTTGTCGGGTGTTGTGTCTGGTCCACCAATTCCCGAGCCAGACTACAGTTTGTCAGAGTCTGAAAATGAAGATGATGAGGAAGAAGAATTTGAAGTTGGTGAATCTGAAATAGCTAAAGAGCTTGAAAAGGCAGCGGCACGTGAAAAATTCGAATCGACGCGTGAAACTTCCGGTAACTCAAATGCTTCAGGTAGTAGTTCATCTGGAAGTAGTTCATTGCCACACTCATTTAGTGTTGAGGAAATACAAAAAGTTAGAACACAATTAAAGTCATCTAAAAGTCAtccaaatgaatttttattgagcCAACAAACACAACAGTTGGTTGAAGATGGTGATAACAGTTCAAGTGGTGTTAGTTCTGATCAAGATGTTCCAGTAGGACCACCCACTGGATTTGACGATACGACAAGAAATGATAGTAATAATCAATCTATTGTTAATGCTGAGaaagaaaataatcataaGAGAATGAATTACAGCAGTGGTATGCTTACAAGACACGCTGTAAGTCTTGCCCAATTACCGCCGCCGATAGAAGCCGATGCTGAAGaacaaaataatgatttatttgtacCACCACCTCCAGAATTTAATGCCGGTCCATCTGCTGGGCAACCCGATAATAGTGAACTTGTTTTTGCGCCACCGCCACAATTTTCCGATAATCGACAGCAGCAAACACAAAATCGTGTAAAAATAATCGGAGCAATACCTAAGGTCGTCGGGAACAATCAAGTTAAACCACCTTCTGGACGTTTACAtagtcaataaatttatttaattatattatactatattatatttatattattgattattgattaCCACtctgatgaaataaaatatcgaGTTTTATTATGAAGCAAAAATATCTAGTTGATGAGtgaagataaattattaaaaaaaaattaataagtaagtAGCAATAATCAATATCCAACCTACggatagaaatataaataaattaatcaatgaaactcttgtttaatttaaatttagagaaataaattgattacATTCTGGCCTAAGAAAAACGAAACAAATGaccagaaaataataataaatgaaaaattggtaatataaaatataaagtaactgaattatttaaattgtgatTAAGTCTAATGTGTAAATTAGATTATTAATGTGCAGTTTGTTATTCATGTTTCTATTCGATTAACAGTGTATGTTTAATACTTTTTCAAGCATcgatagaaaaaaatcttatgcgctcggtataaaaaaaagaattatctTAGAGCTAAGGATTCACAGACATCATTTATTATCCCAAGTAGTTGGATtccgaattaataaaataaatcaccaAATTTCGCtttgatatatatacatatatgtcaacacattattataatttatgtaaatttttaataagttaaaaatctgtttattaaatgtaatagaaaattttattgttagattgaaattatttcatCGAACTTTAACGACATGTGTCATCATcaatcataaatatatatatattaacaataataaaataattaaatacttgaCGTGAAGTACTGATTACAAGAAAGATTGATTGATTACCGATGATTGATACTGCTCAAAAgcctaattataaaaacagaaaaaattaaaaattaatcacagTCATTAGAAGTTTTCTCTAGTTTTTAATAACACTAATTATTATGAGTATTATCGACGATTAGTGGTGCGATAATGAAGCGAgtgaaaaaagttgaaaaacaaaaaaattaccatctGATAAATTAACTACACAaacaaaaatgtaattgatATAATGTAATTCATTCATACAAAACAAAACTCCTCATATTCAGCTTGTAAAATAGAACATGCTCTTaaattcttcaattctaaTAGAGTATCTGTGAGAAATCGTGAggttttagaaatttttcttcattgaTTTACTATAAAATATGGTGAAAAAGAAACTGAatgatgtaaaattttttggtaattttgtatttttaaatcaacatgcaactttttttttatcgtacaatttaagtgcaatttttttaaatgtatatatagaaaatgttttttgtaaTTGTCTTCGAAGATATTccgatgtaataaatatataaaatgattaCGATCGGAACTAACTGAAACCTCTCGGCTACTcagtaataaatattgtatatatCAAGTAagcattattataattaggttttattaattattaatattataattattattaactatcaTTTAATCCACTAGTAATAAGCTGATTCGTCCTTATCAATAATCCTTTATATATTGCCTTTGCGacaaaagattaaaaaattcgtttataaGACAAATAAATTCACTGTGCATAGAAACTCATTGTATTAA
This genomic window contains:
- the LOC123261762 gene encoding SH3 and multiple ankyrin repeat domains protein 3 isoform X1 → MEAGPRTGICPSGGQAGNVTAGQAQFIQAHDPALEAAPAEDGILFARVNVPELNVTKCLQFPKDQLVWDVKQQCLASLPKEVATWYRELKESFNYGLFCPPVNGKAGKFLDEERRLGDYPFNGPVGHLELKYKRRVYKTLHLDEKQLKALHTRSNYRRLIEYVTNSQVEKISKMCNKGLDPNFHDIETGETPLTLATNLKKPTKVIIALVNGGALLDYRTKEGLTAMHRAVERNNKEAVKTLLELGASPNYKDTKGLTPLYYSVIYKADEMICNALLHDHATIGAEDLQGWQEIHHACRNNLVRHLDHLLYYGADMNARNASGNTPLHVCAVNNTDASCIRTLLFRGAQKDSLNYANQTPYQVAVIAGNMELAEVIKTYQAEDVVPLKDPPSYNPKRRSVAFAGMTTSCSASNLGTLTRIPSSTESSTCGTLTRTISVDQYSSGTLSRLPMNEHYSSSITSSSSSSSSSRIPSGSEQYMNDCLMARTPSAEQQYSSASMSRVSSEEHQYSGISRAESHHSSLNRVPSIEQPRGGNSTGECGNLQRIPSEQLLVSTMVRLPPQSYCQNQQGHNNLNRNNNNNNTSNNINNHNNELQNTLNRLPSEYQTPSLRDPHVRSPNAEHYQNLRIEGLTRLHEHHHHRFGLQHRLDIQGRMMEMPPSPSPSSRSFAPFSSASSSLSEGSNQPSGEDSASIVTDKSLGDTASDIISDSSGVGTSQSDTTNSLSIPGTTVVCVESYNSGIAGHLTINQGDILEVTGATDCGLLEGVLRGQGTGLFPAHCVQEVRLRHTNIPLGPQHMREGRNRVIGRREAQQKYFATAPRLKKPICMFSATSEPRSVILHRSKKGFGFILRGAKTTPSTLVGLAPAAQYLDDVSPGGVADLAGLRKGDFLIQINGEDVSTASHEHVVDLIRKSGELVRMTVVSPVNLPNSQSTATLPTSQPTQRQYATLPRKGSNNVPISGTLGRSPAPMPPRRDPKTTLSVGRARARSMVAGLEGGGEKDDRDEIGSTGGKSSSAESIHLAQQSSTSPNTGQNTPVQPRTASIRSRPTSSRITAAELQELFQRQGSECGQYGQTMMSSHFQAGPATKSHPSSPAKTGRVYASVAEMKRKGKSNSRVRFFGGLGGGSDLHRDFHSTPDLNIQGQSSALAPKGHRSQEDVNALSRNGLPPPNHPPPPPPVGQVIKVNVGANVPDVVTPASVYDNMAHIQQVKELAAASESNYGIMSSFRPANNAKLYASPEDTKTVGYRSHSLPGNPSRTHLRKSHSLRTSNNGGFNSQNGQQIANGVINSNNNGALNASGCNQYAQPLKTNRSHSIASTREAKKKTISTSASASNLSGVVSGPPIPEPDYSLSESENEDDEEEEFEVGESEIAKELEKAAAREKFESTRETSGNSNASGSSSSGSSSLPHSFSVEEIQKVRTQLKSSKSHPNEFLLSQQTQQLVEDGDNSSSGVSSDQDVPVGPPTGFDDTTRNDSNNQSIVNAEKENNHKRMNYSSGMLTRHAVSLAQLPPPIEADAEEQNNDLFVPPPPEFNAGPSAGQPDNSELVFAPPPQFSDNRQQQTQNRVKIIGAIPKVVGNNQVKPPSGRLHSQ
- the LOC123261762 gene encoding SH3 and multiple ankyrin repeat domains protein 3 isoform X3 — translated: MEAGPRTGICPSGGQAGNVTAGQAQFIQAHDPALEAAPAEDGILFARVNVPELNVTKCLQFPKDQLVWDVKQQCLASLPKELKESFNYGLFCPPVNGKAGKFLDEERRLGDYPFNGPVGHLELKYKRRVYKTLHLDEKQLKALHTRSNYRRLIEYVTNSQVEKISKMCNKGLDPNFHDIETGETPLTLATNLKKPTKVIIALVNGGALLDYRTKEGLTAMHRAVERNNKEAVKTLLELGASPNYKDTKGLTPLYYSVIYKADEMICNALLHDHATIGAEDLQGWQEIHHACRNNLVRHLDHLLYYGADMNARNASGNTPLHVCAVNNTDASCIRTLLFRGAQKDSLNYANQTPYQVAVIAGNMELAEVIKTYQAEDVVPLKDPPSYNPKRRSVAFAGMTTSCSASNLGTLTRIPSSTESSTCGTLTRTISVDQYSSGTLSRLPMNEHYSSSITSSSSSSSSSRIPSGSEQYMNDCLMARTPSAEQQYSSASMSRVSSEEHQYSGISRAESHHSSLNRVPSIEQPRGGNSTGECGNLQRIPSEQLLVSTMVRLPPQSYCQNQQGHNNLNRNNNNNNTSNNINNHNNELQNTLNRLPSEYQTPSLRDPHVRSPNAEHYQNLRIEGLTRLHEHHHHRFGLQHRLDIQGRMMEMPPSPSPSSRSFAPFSSASSSLSEGSNQPSGEDSASIVTDKSLGDTASDIISDSSGVGTSQSDTTNSLSIPGTTVVCVESYNSGIAGHLTINQGDILEVTGATDCGLLEGVLRGQGTGLFPAHCVQEVRLRHTNIPLGPQHMREGRNRVIGRREAQQKYFATAPRLKKPICMFSATSEPRSVILHRSKKGFGFILRGAKTTPSTLVGLAPAAQYLDDVSPGGVADLAGLRKGDFLIQINGEDVSTASHEHVVDLIRKSGELVRMTVVSPVNLPNSQSTATLPTSQPTQRQYATLPRKGSNNVPISGTLGRSPAPMPPRRDPKTTLSVGRARARSMVAGLEGGGEKDDRDEIGSTGGKSSSAESIHLAQQSSTSPNTGQNTPVQPRTASIRSRPTSSRITAAELQELFQRQGSECGQYGQTMMSSHFQAGPATKSHPSSPAKTGRVYASVAEMKRKGKSNSRVRFFGGLGGGSDLHRDFHSTPDLNIQGQSSALAPKGHRSQEDVNALSRNGLPPPNHPPPPPPVGQVIKVNVGANVPDVVTPASVYDNMAHIQQVKELAAASESNYGIMSSFRPANNAKLYASPEDTKTVGYRSHSLPGNPSRTHLRKSHSLRTSNNGGFNSQNGQQIANGVINSNNNGALNASGCNQYAQPLKTNRSHSIASTREAKKKTISTSASASNLSGVVSGPPIPEPDYSLSESENEDDEEEEFEVGESEIAKELEKAAAREKFESTRETSGNSNASGSSSSGSSSLPHSFSVEEIQKVRTQLKSSKSHPNEFLLSQQTQQLVEDGDNSSSGVSSDQDVPVGPPTGFDDTTRNDSNNQSIVNAEKENNHKRMNYSSGMLTRHAVSLAQLPPPIEADAEEQNNDLFVPPPPEFNAGPSAGQPDNSELVFAPPPQFSDNRQQQTQNRVKIIGAIPKVVGNNQVKPPSGRLHSQ
- the LOC123261762 gene encoding protein shank isoform X5, whose amino-acid sequence is MEAGPRTGICPSGGQAGNVTAGQAQFIQAHDPALEAAPAEDGILFARVNVPELNVTKCLQFPKDQLVWDVKQQCLASLPKEVATWYRELKESFNYGLFCPPVNGKAGKFLDEERRLGDYPFNGPVGHLELKYKRRVYKTLHLDEKQLKALHTRSNYRRLIEYVTNSQVEKISKMCNKGLDPNFHDIETGETPLTLATNLKKPTKVIIALVNGGALLDYRTKEGLTAMHRAVERNNKEAVKTLLELGASPNYKDTKGLTPLYYSVIYKADEMICNALLHDHATIGAEDLQGWQEIHHACRNNLVRHLDHLLYYGADMNARNASGNTPLHVCAVNNTDASCIRTLLFRGAQKDSLNYANQTPYQVAVIAGNMELAEVIKTYQAEDVDKSLGDTASDIISDSSGVGTSQSDTTNSLSIPGTTVVCVESYNSGIAGHLTINQGDILEVTGATDCGLLEGVLRGQGTGLFPAHCVQEVRLRHTNIPLGPQHMREGRNRVIGRREAQQKYFATAPRLKKPICMFSATSEPRSVILHRSKKGFGFILRGAKTTPSTLVGLAPAAQYLDDVSPGGVADLAGLRKGDFLIQINGEDVSTASHEHVVDLIRKSGELVRMTVVSPVNLPNSQSTATLPTSQPTQRQYATLPRKGSNNVPISGTLGRSPAPMPPRRDPKTTLSVGRARARSMVAGLEGGGEKDDRDEIGSTGGKSSSAESIHLAQQSSTSPNTGQNTPVQPRTASIRSRPTSSRITAAELQELFQRQGSECGQYGQTMMSSHFQAGPATKSHPSSPAKTGRVYASVAEMKRKGKSNSRVRFFGGLGGGSDLHRDFHSTPDLNIQGQSSALAPKGHRSQEDVNALSRNGLPPPNHPPPPPPVGQVIKVNVGANVPDVVTPASVYDNMAHIQQVKELAAASESNYGIMSSFRPANNAKLYASPEDTKTVGYRSHSLPGNPSRTHLRKSHSLRTSNNGGFNSQNGQQIANGVINSNNNGALNASGCNQYAQPLKTNRSHSIASTREAKKKTISTSASASNLSGVVSGPPIPEPDYSLSESENEDDEEEEFEVGESEIAKELEKAAAREKFESTRETSGNSNASGSSSSGSSSLPHSFSVEEIQKVRTQLKSSKSHPNEFLLSQQTQQLVEDGDNSSSGVSSDQDVPVGPPTGFDDTTRNDSNNQSIVNAEKENNHKRMNYSSGMLTRHAVSLAQLPPPIEADAEEQNNDLFVPPPPEFNAGPSAGQPDNSELVFAPPPQFSDNRQQQTQNRVKIIGAIPKVVGNNQVKPPSGRLHSQ
- the LOC123261762 gene encoding protein shank isoform X6, with the translated sequence MEAGPRTGICPSGGQAGNVTAGQAQFIQAHDPALEAAPAEDGILFARVNVPELNVTKCLQFPKDQLVWDVKQQCLASLPKELKESFNYGLFCPPVNGKAGKFLDEERRLGDYPFNGPVGHLELKYKRRVYKTLHLDEKQLKALHTRSNYRRLIEYVTNSQVEKISKMCNKGLDPNFHDIETGETPLTLATNLKKPTKVIIALVNGGALLDYRTKEGLTAMHRAVERNNKEAVKTLLELGASPNYKDTKGLTPLYYSVIYKADEMICNALLHDHATIGAEDLQGWQEIHHACRNNLVRHLDHLLYYGADMNARNASGNTPLHVCAVNNTDASCIRTLLFRGAQKDSLNYANQTPYQVAVIAGNMELAEVIKTYQAEDVDKSLGDTASDIISDSSGVGTSQSDTTNSLSIPGTTVVCVESYNSGIAGHLTINQGDILEVTGATDCGLLEGVLRGQGTGLFPAHCVQEVRLRHTNIPLGPQHMREGRNRVIGRREAQQKYFATAPRLKKPICMFSATSEPRSVILHRSKKGFGFILRGAKTTPSTLVGLAPAAQYLDDVSPGGVADLAGLRKGDFLIQINGEDVSTASHEHVVDLIRKSGELVRMTVVSPVNLPNSQSTATLPTSQPTQRQYATLPRKGSNNVPISGTLGRSPAPMPPRRDPKTTLSVGRARARSMVAGLEGGGEKDDRDEIGSTGGKSSSAESIHLAQQSSTSPNTGQNTPVQPRTASIRSRPTSSRITAAELQELFQRQGSECGQYGQTMMSSHFQAGPATKSHPSSPAKTGRVYASVAEMKRKGKSNSRVRFFGGLGGGSDLHRDFHSTPDLNIQGQSSALAPKGHRSQEDVNALSRNGLPPPNHPPPPPPVGQVIKVNVGANVPDVVTPASVYDNMAHIQQVKELAAASESNYGIMSSFRPANNAKLYASPEDTKTVGYRSHSLPGNPSRTHLRKSHSLRTSNNGGFNSQNGQQIANGVINSNNNGALNASGCNQYAQPLKTNRSHSIASTREAKKKTISTSASASNLSGVVSGPPIPEPDYSLSESENEDDEEEEFEVGESEIAKELEKAAAREKFESTRETSGNSNASGSSSSGSSSLPHSFSVEEIQKVRTQLKSSKSHPNEFLLSQQTQQLVEDGDNSSSGVSSDQDVPVGPPTGFDDTTRNDSNNQSIVNAEKENNHKRMNYSSGMLTRHAVSLAQLPPPIEADAEEQNNDLFVPPPPEFNAGPSAGQPDNSELVFAPPPQFSDNRQQQTQNRVKIIGAIPKVVGNNQVKPPSGRLHSQ